Proteins encoded together in one Scylla paramamosain isolate STU-SP2022 unplaced genomic scaffold, ASM3559412v1 Contig41, whole genome shotgun sequence window:
- the LOC135098036 gene encoding uncharacterized protein LOC135098036 isoform X1, whose protein sequence is MYWKPSLRQFFLASQHGWTTRTKMSSTTSSSISFKEFTISVSAWLRRLLNLRLTPLGDTTAHAAWNEMQALATLLEHDSTTGKPQRVDLLWELWLQRLPSSVRAALHEADDCPVEELINKVDNLINTAKASCAPNTICPALVDNLPNTNAARPPVCKWLPDNQTCNCKPGVSSQHGQHGLCYYHHKFGAGACKCTPGCQWPKNC, encoded by the coding sequence ATGTACTGGAAGCCATCCCTGAGACAATTTTTCCTCGCATCACAGCATGGCTGGACAACCAGGACAAAGATGTCATCGACGACCTCAAGCAGTATCTCCTTCAAAGAGTTCACGATCTCCGTCAGCGCCTGGCTCCGACGTCTTCTAAATCTTCGTCTAACACCTCTGGGAGACACCACAGCACATGCAGCATGGAATGAGATGCAAGCTCTAGCTACACTACTTGAACATGACTCTACTACTGGCAAACCACAGCGGGTAGACTTGCTGTGGGAGCTGTGGCTGCAACGTCTTCCCTCATCTGTGAGAGCTGCCCTACACGAAGCTGATGACTGCCCCGTGGAAGAGCTCATAAATAAGGTGGACAATCTTATCAATACCGCAAAAGCGTCCTGTGCCCCCAACACTATCTGCCCTGCCTTAGTTGACAACCTGCCCAACACCAATGCTGCCAGGCCACCTGTTTGCAAGTGGCTGCCCGACAACCAGACGTGCAACTGCAAACCAGGAGTTTCCAGCCAACATGGACAGCATGGACTGTGCTACTACCATCACAAATTCGGAGCTGGAGCTTGCAAATGCACCCCAGGTTGCCAGTGGCCAAAAAACTGTTAA